One stretch of Macrotis lagotis isolate mMagLag1 chromosome 7, bilby.v1.9.chrom.fasta, whole genome shotgun sequence DNA includes these proteins:
- the MALSU1 gene encoding mitochondrial assembly of ribosomal large subunit protein 1: MGPGLGAGARCWGRLLPLLRPRGAAWPGPRPPPPPPPRGRAAASAVGARELRGGARRDQAAGHTGPKFDIDLLVSLLRQENAKDICVIQISPELKYTDYFVVVSGTSTRHLQAMAQYVVKMHKFLKSKSDAYVRIEGKDADDWLCVDFGSMVIHFMLPETRETYELEKLWTLGTYDDQLAEITPESLPEDFILGFPPEEEPAAWSIVEAKKK; encoded by the exons ATGGGGCCGGGCCTGGGCGCGGGGGCCCGCTGCTGGGGGCGCCTCCTGCCGCTGCTGCGGCCCCGCGGGGCGGCCTGGCCCGGGCCTcggcctccgccgccgccgccgccgcggggcCGCGCTGCCGCCTCGGCCGTGGGCGCGCGGGAGCTCCGGGGCGGCGCGCGGCGGGACCAGGCGGCAG GTCACACTGGACCCAAATTTGACATCGATCTGCTTGTGTCTCTCCTGAGGCAAGAAAATGCAAAAGACATTTGTGTGATCCAGATTTCTCCAGAACTGAAATACACGGACTATTTTGTGGTTGTGAGTGGAACCTCCACGAGACACTTGCAGGCTATGGCCCAGTACGTGGTGAAGATG CATAAGTTCCTGAAATCCAAAAGTGATGCTTATGTTCGAATTGAAGGGAAGGATGCAGATGATTGGCTGTGTGTGGATTTTG GCAGCATGGTGATTCATTTCATGCTTCCCGAGACCCGAGAAACTTATGAATTGGAAAAGTTATGGACTCTGGGCACTTATGACGATCAGTTAGCTGAGATCACTCCAGAGTCGCTGCCGGAAGACTTCATCCTCGGGTTTCCCCCAGAAGAGGAGCCTGCGGCATGGTCTATAGTAGAggccaagaaaaaataa